A single window of Nicotiana tomentosiformis chromosome 1, ASM39032v3, whole genome shotgun sequence DNA harbors:
- the LOC138905119 gene encoding uncharacterized mitochondrial protein AtMg00860-like, with the protein MEEHLQHLRVTFDLLVKHQLFAKDKKCVFAADKVEYLGHYISAKGVATDLKNIEAIHTWPVPINLKQLRGFLGLDGYYRRFIKGYGSISKPITELLKKDNFIWTDQTTKAFNRMKEALTSAPILVLPNFSIPFEIETDACSMGIGVVLTQKGQPVAYLSIRLSTKHQSLSVYDKELLALVMTVTKWNEYLMGRSFTVKIDQKALKFLLEQKLHIGSQLK; encoded by the coding sequence ATGGAAGAACATCTACAACACCTCAGAGTTACCTTTGATCTATTGGTTAAACATCAATTATTTGCCAAAGATAAAAAGTGTGTTTTTGCAGCTGACAAGGTGGAATACCTGGGCCACTACATCTCTGCTAAAGGCGTGGCCACAGACCTAAAGAATATAGAAGCTATTCATACATGGCCTGTGCCCATCAATCTCAAACAGTTAAGAGGCTTCCTAGGTTTGGATGGGTACTACAGAAGGTTCATTAAAGGGTATGGATCAATCAGTAAGCCAATCACTGAGCTGTTGAAGAAGGATAACTTTATATGGACTGATCAAACCACTAAGGCATTTAACAGAATGAAAGAGGCCCTAACCTCAGCACCAATACTAGTGCTTCCTAACTTCTCAATACCATTTGAGATAGAGACTGATGCATGTAGCATGGGCATTGGAGTTGTATTAACGCAGAAGGGGCAGCCTGTTGCATATCTAAGTATAAGGCTATCTACCAAGCATCAATCACTGTCAGTATATGACAAGGAGTTATTAGCATTGGTAATGACAGTCACTAAATGGAATGAGTACCTAATGGGTAGATCATTCACAGTGAAAATAGACCAAAAGGCATTAAAGTTCCTTCTTGAACAAAAGCTACACATAGGTTCTCAACTAAAGTGA